A window of the Bacteroidia bacterium genome harbors these coding sequences:
- a CDS encoding ABC transporter ATP-binding protein — protein MLETEKIISAKKARKPSMLSLLKPYSGLIIWLIVLTFFSNGISLVIPKIIANGIDSFSAGHLIFKKIIFEFGIAAVSIFIFTYLQSIVQTYASERVARDLRQKLSAKISQQSYAYVEKISPSRLLTNLTSDVDAIKTFVSQAIVSIASSLFIIIGASALLISINWRLALAVLTIIPIIGAVFYFVLVKVRVLFKRSQGVIDWLNKVINESVLGAALIRVLNSQQPEYDKFISANKEALGIGLSILRLFATLIPLVTFVSNLAMLTVLALGGHFVIGGTMTLGDFAAFNSYIALLIFPIIMIGFMSNVIAMASASYQRIQNVLEIKEVEDKGSIKNSLKGNIELENITVTYGDIPALKEISFSVKAGTKTAIIGPTAAGKTQLFYLLTGLIQPEKGSIKFDNNNIADYNKESFYSQIGFVFQDSIIFNMSMRENIAFNKAVTDEAMQKAIATAELDIFIEALPEKMDTVISERGNSLSGGQKQRVMLARALAINPKILLLDDFTARVDAQTEKKILANVRKNYPDITLLSITQQIDPVKEYDQIILLMQGELVAKGTHETLLKTSPEYVQIYQSQRSTSSYEV, from the coding sequence ATGCTTGAAACGGAAAAAATAATTTCTGCAAAAAAAGCTCGAAAGCCAAGTATGTTAAGCTTACTCAAACCTTATTCTGGTTTGATAATTTGGCTTATTGTATTGACTTTTTTTAGCAATGGAATTAGTTTAGTTATTCCAAAAATTATTGCCAATGGCATTGATAGTTTTTCCGCTGGACATTTAATTTTCAAAAAAATAATTTTTGAATTTGGTATTGCCGCTGTTTCGATATTTATTTTTACGTACTTACAAAGCATTGTGCAAACCTACGCTTCTGAGCGCGTTGCGCGCGATTTGCGTCAAAAACTTTCTGCTAAAATTTCGCAACAATCGTATGCGTATGTAGAGAAAATTTCGCCTTCACGCTTGCTTACCAATCTTACTTCTGATGTAGATGCCATCAAAACATTTGTTTCGCAAGCCATCGTTTCTATTGCGTCTTCGCTTTTTATCATAATCGGAGCGAGTGCTTTATTAATAAGTATTAATTGGCGATTGGCTTTAGCAGTACTCACTATTATTCCAATTATAGGAGCGGTATTTTATTTTGTGTTAGTAAAAGTACGCGTACTTTTTAAAAGAAGTCAAGGTGTTATTGATTGGCTCAACAAAGTAATTAACGAAAGTGTTCTGGGCGCTGCACTCATTCGTGTTTTAAATTCGCAACAGCCGGAATACGATAAATTTATTTCTGCAAATAAGGAAGCATTGGGTATTGGACTTTCCATCTTACGGCTTTTTGCAACGCTTATTCCCTTAGTTACGTTTGTTTCCAATTTGGCGATGCTCACCGTTTTAGCATTGGGCGGACATTTTGTTATTGGCGGAACAATGACACTGGGCGATTTTGCCGCATTCAACAGTTATATCGCATTACTTATTTTTCCAATTATTATGATTGGTTTTATGAGCAACGTAATTGCAATGGCAAGTGCTTCGTACCAACGAATTCAAAATGTGTTGGAAATAAAAGAAGTAGAGGATAAAGGAAGCATTAAAAATTCGCTGAAAGGAAACATTGAACTGGAAAACATTACAGTAACGTATGGTGATATACCGGCATTAAAAGAAATTTCTTTTTCAGTAAAAGCTGGAACGAAAACAGCTATTATCGGACCAACTGCTGCCGGAAAAACTCAATTATTTTATTTGCTCACAGGATTAATTCAACCCGAAAAAGGTTCGATAAAATTTGATAACAACAACATTGCCGATTACAACAAAGAAAGCTTTTACAGTCAAATTGGTTTTGTTTTTCAGGACAGTATTATTTTTAATATGAGCATGCGCGAAAACATTGCATTTAACAAAGCGGTTACCGATGAAGCGATGCAAAAAGCGATTGCTACTGCCGAGTTGGATATCTTTATTGAAGCGCTACCAGAAAAAATGGATACGGTAATTTCTGAACGAGGTAACAGTCTTTCAGGCGGACAAAAACAGCGTGTCATGTTGGCGCGGGCTTTGGCAATCAATCCTAAAATATTATTGTTGGATGATTTTACAGCTCGTGTAGATGCGCAAACCGAAAAAAAGATTTTAGCAAACGTTCGAAAAAATTATCCTGATATCACATTACTTTCCATTACGCAGCAAATAGATCCTGTAAAAGAGTACGATCAAATTATTTTATTGATGCAAGGCGAACTTGTCGCAAAAGGAACGCATGAAACATTACTGAAAACAAGTCCAGAATACGTTCAAATTTATCAATCACAAAGAAGTACGAGCAGCTATGAAGTATAA